A single region of the Lotus japonicus ecotype B-129 chromosome 4, LjGifu_v1.2 genome encodes:
- the LOC130712661 gene encoding uncharacterized protein LOC130712661: protein MNREDVTCYRCNKKGYYASHCSDSFKTCWNCNKPGHTAAECKIPKVEVAANVAGARRPTAGGRVYSITRTEAHEDDGLICITCEITGNSLIALFDSGATHYFIDLACAMRLRLKVSKLLFDLIVSIPTSKSLVANTACLECPWMYLDKKFVENLICLPFKGLDVIIGMD from the coding sequence ATGAACCGAGAGGATGTGACTTGCTACAGGTGCAACAAAAAGGGGTATTATGCCAGCCACTGTTCTGATAGTTTTAAGACGTGTTGGAACTGTAATAAGCCAGGCCACACTGCTGCAGAGTGCAAGATTCCTAAAGTTGAGGTTGCTGCGAATGTTGCTGGGGCAAGGAGGCCTACAgctggtggaagggtctactcgATTACTAGAACTGAAGCTCATGAAGACGATGGTTTGATCTGCATTACCTGCGAGATTacgggtaattcccttatcgcgctatttgattctggtgctacacaTTATTTTATAGACTTAGCTTGTGCAATGAGGTTAAGGCTAAAGGTGTCAAAGTTACTGTTTGACTTGATAGTATCTATCCCTACTTCTAAGAGTCTAGTGGCCAACACTGCATGTTTggaatgtccttggatgtacttagataagaagtttgtagAAAACTTGATCTGTTTACCTTTCAAGGGtttggatgtgatcataggcatggattga
- the LOC130712662 gene encoding uncharacterized protein LOC130712662, with the protein MGCGGVEHLGAAYNKLVFNNESGKMSSREINSPNIAYPEVKLVVGNNKQATMENGIIGVTLSIPDGNIIGISYNGIDNVLEARNTYTNRGYFDIVWNDSNYLGFSGDKFSVIEQNENQVEVSFSSTWNMDRSNIPLNIDLRYILRRGTSGLYIYAILKRSEKFPALEIDHIRSVFRLQQDRFHYMAIADDRQRVMPTAEDRATGQRLDYDEAVLITHPSNPELKGEVDDKYQYSCESKDNRLHGWINMDSASNKSVGFWMITPSIEFRNGGPTHQGLTSHVGPVTLNILLTHHYAGKEVAMAFQEGEPFNKVYGPFFVYLNSVPNGHDSQALWTNAAQQLSAEINSWPYDFPKSIDYFQPNQRGTVEGTLLVQDRYINGGRSAFANNAYVGLALPGDIGSWQRQSKGYQFWTQADNNGRFSIKNVVPGDYNLYAWVPGIFGDYKFTTNINITPGRVIQLGSLMFNPPRNGPTIWEIGIPDRSAAEFYVPDPYPNLINRVFVGKPKHNFRQYGLWRRYSELYPKGDLVFNVGASNYSKDWFYAQVTRNVNGKFQPTTWEIRFHLLVVISGNYTLQLALAEATTSNLMVRVNDPLTLTPLFSTGLIGLDNAIARHGIHGLHWPYSIEVPSHLLVQGQNTIYLRQSRGEGLFEGVMYDYIRLEGPETSRI; encoded by the exons ATGGGATGCGGTGGTGTGGAGCATTTGGGTGCTGCGTATAATAAATTGGTGTTCAATAATGAGAGTGGAAAAAT GAGTTCAAGGGAGATCAACAGTCCTAACATAGCATATCCTGAAGTCAAACTTGTTGTAGGAAACAATAAGCAG GCGACAATGGAAAACGGCATCATTGGGGTCACTTTGTCAATACCGGATGGCAATATCATTGGAATATCATACAATGGAATAGATAATGTGCTTGAAGCTCGCAACACATATACAAATAGAGG GTACTTTGACATTGTTTGGAATGATTCCAACTATTTGGG ATTCAGTGGGGATAAATTTTCTGTTATAGAGCAAAATGAGAATCAAGTAGAGGTTTCATTTTCAAGCACATGGAACATGGACAGATCAAATATACCCTTGAACATAGACCTAAG GTATATTTTACGCAGAGGTACTTCAGGATTATACATTTATGCTATACTTAAGCGTTCCGAAAAATTTCCTGCACTGGAGATTGATCACATTAGGTCTGTTTTCAGGCTACAACAAGACCG GTTCCATTACATGGCTATAGCAGATGATAGGcagagagtgatgccaacagcAGAAGATAGAGCTACAGGGCAACGCCTTGATTATGATGAAGCTGTTCTCATAACTCATCCAAGTAATCCAGAACTGAAAGGAGAG GTGGATGACAAATATCAATACTCTTGTGAGAGCAAAGACAACAGACTTCATGGGTGGATTAACATggactcagcaagcaataagtccgtGGGCTTCTGGATGATAACACCAAGTATTGAGTTCCGTAATGGTGGGCCAACCCACCAAGGTCTTACGTCTCATGTTGGTCCAGTCACCCTCAAT ATACTTCTTACCCACCACTATGCGGGGAAGGAGGTAGCCATGGCATTTCAGGAAGGGGAGCCCTTCAACAAAGTTTATGGCCCTTTTTTTGTGTATCTAAACTCGGTTCCAAATGGACATGATTCACAAGCACTATGGACTAATGCTGCACAACAG CTATCTGCTGAAATCAATAGTTGGCCCTATGATTTCCCTAAATCAATTGATTATTTCCAACCCAATCAAAGAGGAACAGTGGAAGGAACATTACTAGTCCAAGACCG GTACATTAATGGAGGGCGATCTGCATTCGCCAACAATGCTTATGTTGGTCTGGCTCTTCCTGGAGACATTGGATCATGGCAAAGACAAAGCAAG GGTTACCAATTCTGGACTCAAGCTGACAACAATGGCCGCTTCTCAATTAAAAATGTTGTACCAGGGGACTACAATTTGTATGCATGGGTACCTGGGATCTTTGGTGATTACAAATTTACCACCAATATAAACATCACACCAG GACGTGTGATCCAATTGGGTTCACTAATGTTCAATCCCCCAAGAAATGGACCTACCATATGGGAAATCGGCATTCCAGATCGCTCCGCGGCAGAGTTTTATGTACCAGATCCTTATCCTAACCTCATTAACCGAGTGTTCGTTGGGAAACCAAAACACAA CTTTAGGCAATATGGTCTGTGGAGACGTTACAGTGAATTATATCCTAAGGGGGACCTAGTTTTCAATGTTGGTGCTAGTAATTATAGCAAAGATTGGTTTTACGCTCAAGTAACCAG GAATGTAAATGGCAAATTTCAGCCAACGACATGGGAGATTAGATTTCATCTTCTAGTTGTTATAAGTGGAAACTACACACTACAACTTGCTTTGGCCGAAGCCACAACTTCTAACTTGATG GTTCGAGTGAATGATCCTTTGACTCTTACTCCACTCTTCTCTACGGGATTAATAGGCCTAGACAATGCAATTGCAAGGCATGGAATTCATGGATTGCACTGGCCTTACAGCATTGAAGTACCTAGCCATCTATTGGTACAAGGACAGAACACAATCTATCTCAGGCAATCCAGAGGTGAAGGTCTTTTCGAAGGAGTTATGTATGATTACATCCGTTTGGAAGGACCTGAAACTTCGAGGATTTGA
- the LOC130714969 gene encoding uncharacterized protein LOC130714969, whose product MQCCSSTLHYATVFYPQTHKVVKARSFQPRLSVTPPPHKTHTQETRTSHDDDKPKLITSASNPFVKHCLKLRNNSSYRRSHGSVLVVGATPIREIYRFQESLQDESIIMDYLIIPDKAEIPNGLVTSTASIVHVSSIVMRKLSGLQSTDSVDAIALIKIPDSVFNLDGDQNNCYKWFPSAHRILVLDGIQDPGNLGTLLRSAVAFRWDGVFLLPGCCDPFNEKALRASRGASFQLPVVSGNWNHLESLKETFQMKLLAGHPEHEGLDKRVCLLSPSFCDSLSDTPLCLVLGSEGSGLSGKSLHACELVSIAMAGEYESLNVSVAGGIFLYMLQPENR is encoded by the exons ATGCAATGCTGCAGCAGCACCCTTCACTATGCTACCGTTTTCTATCCTCAAACCCATAAAGTAGTCAAAGCTCGTTCTTTTCAGCCAAGGCTTTCAGTTACTCCACCACCGCACAAAACCCACACACAAGAAACACGAACCTCTCACGACGATGACAAACCGAAGCTGATAACCAGCGCTTCAAACCCATTCGTGAAGCACTGCCTCAAGCTCCGCAACAACTCTTCTTATCGCCGCTCCCATGGTTCCGTTCTTGTTGTTGGTGCCACACCTATCAG GGAAATCTACAGGTTTCAAGAATCATTACAAGATGAAAGTATTATAATGGACTATTTGATTATTCCTGATAAAGCTGAAATTCCCAATGGGTTGGTTACGTCTACTGCTTCTATTGTACATGTGAGTTCCATAGTGATGAGAAAGCTTTCAGGACTACAATCGACTGACTCTGTTGATGCAATTGCCCTAATTAAAATTCCTGACAGTGTTTTCAATTTAGATGGCGATCAAAACAACTGCTACAAGTGGTTTCCATCTGCACATCGGATCTTAGTGCTTGATGGGATTCAG GATCCTGGTAACCTTGGTACATTGCTCAGATCAGCTGTGGCCTTTAGATGG GATGgtgtttttcttcttcctgGCTGCTGTGATCCATTCAATGAGAAAGCTCTCCGAGCTAGCCGAGGCGCCTCTTTTCAGCTCCCTGTGGTTTCTGGCAACTGGAATCATCTTGAATCTCTGAAAGAAACATTCCAAATGAAATTGCTTGCTGGGCATCCGGAGCACGAAGGATTGGACAAGCGAGTTTGTTTGCTTTCTCCAAGCTTCTGTGATTCCTTATCAGATACACCACTGTGCTTGGTCTTGGGAAGTGAAGGAAGTGGCCTTTCAGGAAAATCCCTGCATGCATGTGAGCTTGTGAGCATTGCAATGGCTGGAGAATATGAATCACTCAATGTTTCAGTTGCTGGTGGAATTTTCTTGTATATGCTACAGCCGGAAAATAGATGA